CAGCACCTGCACGCCAACCCGCAGGTTGGTGACTGGATCGAAGGCCGCGTGGTTGCCGCCGAAGCGCTCGTACTTGTCGTCATGCACGCGGGTCATCACCTGCATCAGGCCCTGCGCGCCGACCGAGCTCTGGGCAAAGGGATTGAAGCTCGATTCGACCGCCATGATGGCCAGGATCAACGTCGGCTCGATCCCGGTGCGCCCGCCGACGTGCCACGCTTCCTTCACCAGCCGTGCCACCGGCTCCGGCGCCACCCGGTAGCGGCGCGACAGCCACTGGGCCACGGCCGCCTGCTGCCGGGTCAGCTCGGAAGGATCGACCGCCGTCGCACGCTGGATGGCCTCGGGCTCCATCATGCTGGCCAGGAAGGCCTCGGGCGATGCTTCCACGCGCGCTTCCTGGCGCGCCTGCAGCCAGCCGAGTGCCTGCATCTCCAGCGCATGCCGGAGGTCGGCACGACCGGCGAAGAACAGGGCGCCGGCCAGAACCACCAGGCCCACGAATGCCAGGCCGTTGTGGCAGATCTCCAGCAAGCCATGGCCCACGTCTTGACAGAACACCGCCACTGAGGCGGCGCTTGCGGTGCAGGCGCGGCCAACCGCGGCTTGCACTGAGTCCCACGCTGTCATGTCACTCCTTTCCTTCCGCCGGACCGGCATCGCACAGGCTCCATGGAGCAGGGCGGCCGGACCCGACAGCGATAATGCGCCGCGTCTACGCTAGGCGTCTCCGCAGAAGGCGGGACGCGGACGGCGGCTGATTGCATCGGCAGCGTCGCACCGGGTGACCGGTGCGGGTAATCCCTTGGGTGGGGAACGGGCGGATTCTATGGAGGCCGCTCATAACCAGTCAAGCATTTAGAAATAGCTTTTAATTCCTCTTCGTTATGAAGTATCGGGATCTGCGTGAGTTTGTTCACGGCCTGGAGTCGCTCGGGGAGCTCAAGCGCGTGGGTGAGCCAGTCTCCACTCGGCTGGAGATGACGGCCCTCGGCGACCGCGTGCTGAAAGCCGGCGGCCCGGCACTGCTGTTCGAGCAGCCGGTGGGGCACCGCATCCCGGTGCTGGCGAATCTGTTCGGTACCCCCAAACGTGTGGCCCTGGGGATGGGCGCCGAGGACGTCTCCGAGTTGCGGCAGATCGGACAGCTGCTGGCCACCCTGAAGGAGCCAGAGCCGCCGCGCGGCCTGAAAGACGCCGGGCGGCTGCTGCAGATGGGCAAGGCCTTGTGGGACATGAAGCCGGCCGAGCGGCGCTCTGCGCCGTGCCAAGAAGAGGTGTGGCAGGGCGAGGAGGTCGACCTTGGCCGCCTGCCCGTGCAGCATTGCTGGCCCGGCGACGTGGCGCCGCTGGTCACCTGGGGTCTGGTCATCACCCGCGGACCTCAGCAGGTGCCGCAGCCGCGGCGGCGACAGAACCTGGGCATCTACCGGCAGCAGGTGATCGGGCGCCGCCAGCTCATCATGCGCTGGCTGGCTCACCGGGGCGGGGCACTCGATTTCCGCGAGTTCGCGCTTGCCAACCCCGGTCAGCCCTTCCCGATCGCGGTGGCGCTGGGCGCTGACCCGGCCACTATCCTCGGCGCGGTCACGCCAGTGCCCGACAGCCTCAGCGAGTACCAATTCGCGGGCTTGCTGCGTGGCAGCCGCACCGAGGTGGTCGCCTGTGGCGTCGGTGAAGGAGAGGCACGCCTTCAGGTGCCGGCCAGTGCCGAGATCGTGCTGGAAGGCCACATCCCGGTGGCTCCGCCGGGTTTCGAGGGCCACTCCGAGCATGGGGTGCCGGTGAAGGAAAAAGGCGGCTACCTTCATGCGCTGGAAGGCCCCTATGGAGACCACACGGGCTACTACAACGAGCAAGACTGGTTTCCGGTGTTCGAGGTCCAGCGCATCACGATGCGCCAGAACCCGATCTACCACTCCACCTACACCGGCAAGCCGCCGGACGAGCCGGCCGTGCTCGGCGTGGCCTTGAACGAGGTCTTCGTGCCGATCCTGCAGAAGCAGTTCCCGGAGATCGTCGACTTCTACCTGCCGCCTGAGGGTTGCAGCTACCGGATGGCCATCATCAGCATCAAGAAGAGCTACCCGGGGCATGCCAAGCGCCTGATGTTCGGCCTGTGGAGCTTCCTGCGGCAGTTCATGTACACCAAGTTCATCGTGGTGACCGACGAGGACGTCAACATCCGCGACTGGAAGGACGTGATCTGGGCCATCACCACCCGCGTGGACCCGGGCCGCGACACCACCCTGGTGAGCAACACGCCGATCGACTACCTGGACTTCGCCTCGCCGGTCTCCGGCCTGGGCGGCAAGATGGGACTGGACGCGACCAACAAATGGCCCGGCGAGAGCGACCGTGAATGGGGCCGGCTGATCACGATGGACGTGGAGGTCGAACGCCGGGTGGAGGATCTGTTCGGCCGCCTGATGGCGGGTTGAGCCGACATGACCGCGGGGCACGCACTGCCTGCCCCGCGGCCATCAGCAGCCCCAATGAATTTCTCGCGGTTCATTGGAAAGCCGCACTTGATCAAACCCGGGGGACTGCGTATCTTTGAGTCGTCTGCTTTGCAGGCATTTCAATTGCGCAGTCTCTGCGCGCAGGAGTCCCGGACTTCAAAACTTCGGCGCTCCGATGTGGTGTGAACCACGGCCCCTCCCGGCCTTCGAGGCCCGGAGGGGTTTCTATTTGCAGGGCCCGCGGCGCCGGTGTGTCATTGCATCGAGCGCGACGGCGGTCGCTCGAATCCGTTGCCGCGACTCGGCCGATG
This genomic stretch from Eleftheria terrae harbors:
- a CDS encoding lytic transglycosylase domain-containing protein translates to MTAWDSVQAAVGRACTASAASVAVFCQDVGHGLLEICHNGLAFVGLVVLAGALFFAGRADLRHALEMQALGWLQARQEARVEASPEAFLASMMEPEAIQRATAVDPSELTRQQAAVAQWLSRRYRVAPEPVARLVKEAWHVGGRTGIEPTLILAIMAVESSFNPFAQSSVGAQGLMQVMTRVHDDKYERFGGNHAAFDPVTNLRVGVQVLKECIARAGSLEGGLRYYVGAANLQDDGGYAAKVLSEQAHLRNVAAGRQVPVSAPQMLQAVHAPAPASAPATAEVPATEAGEPEQLALVR
- the ubiD gene encoding 4-hydroxy-3-polyprenylbenzoate decarboxylase; the protein is MKYRDLREFVHGLESLGELKRVGEPVSTRLEMTALGDRVLKAGGPALLFEQPVGHRIPVLANLFGTPKRVALGMGAEDVSELRQIGQLLATLKEPEPPRGLKDAGRLLQMGKALWDMKPAERRSAPCQEEVWQGEEVDLGRLPVQHCWPGDVAPLVTWGLVITRGPQQVPQPRRRQNLGIYRQQVIGRRQLIMRWLAHRGGALDFREFALANPGQPFPIAVALGADPATILGAVTPVPDSLSEYQFAGLLRGSRTEVVACGVGEGEARLQVPASAEIVLEGHIPVAPPGFEGHSEHGVPVKEKGGYLHALEGPYGDHTGYYNEQDWFPVFEVQRITMRQNPIYHSTYTGKPPDEPAVLGVALNEVFVPILQKQFPEIVDFYLPPEGCSYRMAIISIKKSYPGHAKRLMFGLWSFLRQFMYTKFIVVTDEDVNIRDWKDVIWAITTRVDPGRDTTLVSNTPIDYLDFASPVSGLGGKMGLDATNKWPGESDREWGRLITMDVEVERRVEDLFGRLMAG